In the Meiothermus sp. Pnk-1 genome, GGGCGGCTTCGGTGGCGATCTTGGCGGTTTCCGAGTCGCGGATCTCACCGACCATGATAATGTCCGGGTCCTGGCGCAAAAAGCTGCGCAAGGCCCGCGCAAAGGTGAGGCCGGCCACCGGGTTGACCTGGGTTTGGTTGATGCCGGGGATCTCGTACTCTACCGGATCCTCGACGGTGGTGGTGTTTTTCTCGGGGGTGGCGATGCGCTTCAAGATGGAGAAGGTGGTGAAGGACTTGCCCGATCCCGTGGGGCCAGTGATCAGAAAGATCCCGTAGGGCTTGGAGATCACGTCCTCGAAGCGCTGGAATACGCCCGGCGCGAAGCCCAGCCCCTCGATCTCGGGGATCTCGGTGGCCTTGCGCAACAGGCGCATCACGACTTTTTCGCCATAGACGGTGGGCAAAGTCGAAAGCCGCAGGTCCAAGTCGATGCTGCGCTCGCGGAAGCGCACCCGCCCGTCCTGGGGGAGGCGGCGTTCGGCGATATCCAAGTTGGCCATGATCTTGACGCGGCTGGCGATGGCCGGGCCCGCCCCTTTGGGGAGTTTCATGTACTCGCGCAGGTTGCCGTCTACGCGGATGCGCACCAGGATCTCCTGCTGGCGCGGCTCGATGTGAATATCCGAGGCCTCTTGAAGGTAGGCTTCGCGGATGATGTTATTGACCAGCCGCACCACCGCGTTGTCGTCGAGGGCGGAGGTGTTGACCTCTTCCTCTTGCTTTTTCTTCTTCTCGAACTCCTTGGCGAGTTCGTCTATATCCCCGCCGCCCCCGTAACTGCGCTCGATGAGCTTGCTGATGGCCGCCTCGGTGGAGACGGCGGGGAGGATCTCCCGCTTGGTGATCATCTTCAGGTCGTCGATGGCGAAGATGTTGCGGGGGTCTTTCATCAGCACCACCAGGGTGCCGTTTTCCAGGTGATGGGGGAAGACGTTGTAGCGCCGCACCGTAGCCTCGGGGACCATCATCAGCACCGAGGGGTCGGGGGGCTGCTCGAGCGGGTCTATGTAGGGGTAGCCGAGCTGGGCCGCCAGGCTCTTGGCCAGCATCTCCGGCTTGATCTTTCCGGACTGGATCAGGGTGTCCTCGAGCCTTCCTCCACCCTGTCGCTGCTTCTGCAAGGACTCCTCGATGTCCTCCGGCTTGACGTAGCCGAGCTCCACCAGCACCTCGCCCAAGGGGCGGGTCTTGCCCAGGCGGCGCTGCACGCTCAAGGCCTCCTGCAAGGCTTCGCGGCCAATCTTGCCCCTTTGCACCAGGGTCTCGCCCAGCCGGGCTTTTTCCGGGTAGGCCTTGTTGAAGATGCCCTCCCAAACCTTGGGCGTGGCCAGCATGAACTTGGCGGGCTTACCCAGGAGCCGGGCCACCTCCTCGCGGTGGCGCGGGTCGGCCAGGATCACCCGCACCGTCTTGCCCTCCATGTCCACCGGCACCGCCTGGTAACGCAGCGCGTCGGTGCGCAGGAGGAGGGCGG is a window encoding:
- a CDS encoding ATPase, T2SS/T4P/T4SS family — encoded protein: MHVLTIGDKRLGAALLDMGLLEDEDLQRAIERHREIGGSLVEIVVEMGLLSERRVAQAIEEIFGIPLVELSEVEIPAEAKSLIPAEKARDLEAIPFAFDGGLLRVALLNPLDNLVLEELEDLTGQIIEPYQTTRASFRYALAKHYPELGLEVPAPPRAATPAEVKLGDLLVKKGWLSPEALQSALAEQEKSGELLGRVLMQKGLVSELQLYQALAEQAGIEFLNELLKEGDLPEPQPEVTALLLRTDALRYQAVPVDMEGKTVRVILADPRHREEVARLLGKPAKFMLATPKVWEGIFNKAYPEKARLGETLVQRGKIGREALQEALSVQRRLGKTRPLGEVLVELGYVKPEDIEESLQKQRQGGGRLEDTLIQSGKIKPEMLAKSLAAQLGYPYIDPLEQPPDPSVLMMVPEATVRRYNVFPHHLENGTLVVLMKDPRNIFAIDDLKMITKREILPAVSTEAAISKLIERSYGGGGDIDELAKEFEKKKKQEEEVNTSALDDNAVVRLVNNIIREAYLQEASDIHIEPRQQEILVRIRVDGNLREYMKLPKGAGPAIASRVKIMANLDIAERRLPQDGRVRFRERSIDLDLRLSTLPTVYGEKVVMRLLRKATEIPEIEGLGFAPGVFQRFEDVISKPYGIFLITGPTGSGKSFTTFSILKRIATPEKNTTTVEDPVEYEIPGINQTQVNPVAGLTFARALRSFLRQDPDIIMVGEIRDSETAKIATEAALTGHLVIATLHTNDAAGAVTRLEEMGVELFNISAALVGVLAQRLVRRVCEHCKTEVEPDPQVLRRLEMSDADIRGKKLYRGVGCERCNGTGYKGRAAIHELMVVNEEIRAAIVAGKSASEVKDIARKTGMATLREDGIQKAFMGITTLEEVLARTIE